The Phycisphaerales bacterium DNA window GCGCCCAGGATGTTGCCCGCGCCGCGGATCTCCAGGTCGCGCATGGCAATCTTGAAGCCCGCGCCCAGCATGGAGTACTGCTCCACGGCCTTGAGCCGCTTCTGCGCGACCTCCTTGATGGTGCGGTCGGGCGGCAGCAGCAGGTAGCAGTACGCACGGTTCTTGCTGCGGCCCACGCGCCCGCGGAGCTGGTGCAGCTCGGCCAGGCCGTAGCGGTCGGCGTCGTCGATGATCATCGTATTGGCCGTGGGGATGTCGATACCCGACTCGATGATGGTCGTGGACACGAGCACGTCGGCCTCGCGGCGCATGAACTTGAGCATGACGTCCTCGAGCTCCTTGGGCTCCATCTGGCCGTGGCCGACGACGATGCGGGCGGCGGGCACGAGGCGGCGGACGTTGTCGGCGACGGTGCGAATGTCGCCGATGCGGTTGTGCACGTAGAAGACCTGGCCGTCGCGGGAGAGCTCGCGCTCGACCGCCTGCTGGATGCGGCGGGCGTTCCACGGGATGACCTCGGTCACGATGGCCCGCCGGTCCAAGGGCGCAGTGGTGAGGCTGGAGATGTCGCGGATGCCCAGCATCGCCATGTGCAGCGTGCGCGGGATGGGTGTGGCGGACATCGTGAGCACGTCCACCGTGAGGCGCAGGCGCAGCAGGGCCTCCTTGTGCTCGACGCCGAAGCGCTGCTCCTCGTCGACGATGACCAGGCCAAGGTCCGCGAAGTGCACGTCCTGTGAGAGCAGGCGGTGCGTGCCGATGATGAGGTCAACGTGCCCCTTGCGGAGCGAGGCGAGCACCTCACGGACCTCCCTGTCGCTCTTGAAGCGCGAGATGCTCTCGACGCGGAACGGGTATCCCGCAAAGCGCGAGCGGAACGTGCGCTCGTGCTGCTCGGCCAGCACCGTCGTCGGCACCAGCACCGCGACCTGCTTGCCGAACTCGCAGGCCTTGAACGCCGCGCGGATGGCCATCTCGGTCTTGCCGAAGCCCACGTCGCCGCACAGCAGGCGGTCCATGGGGCGGGGCGAGGTCATGTCCTTCTTGATGTCGGCGATGGCCGCGAGCTGGTCGGGCGTCTCTTCGTAGGGGAACTCGGCCTCGAACTCGCTCTGCCACTTGGTGTCGCCGGGGTACTGGATGCCGGGCATGTGCTCGCGCGCGGCCCGGACGCGGAGCAGCTCGCCCGCCAGGTCGCGGACGGACTCGGCCACCTTCTCCTTCTGGTGCTTCCACTTGACGCCGCCGAGGGTGGAGAGCGGTGGCTTGCCCGCGAAGCCGCCGATGTACTTCTGCACCTTGTCGATCTGCACCGCGGGCACGTGCAGCTTGGCCTTCGCGGCGAACTCGAGGGTGAGGTACTCCTCGGGCTGCACCTCCTGTTTCGGTGCGCCGGGCGCCACTTTGGCGGGCACCTCGCGCGGCTTCATCAGTGTGAGGCCGACGTAGCGGGCGATGCCGTGCTCCACGTGCACGACGTAGTCACCCTCCTGGAAGTCCAGGAAGGTGTCCATGGCCCGCCCGCTCTTGATGCGGCCGGCGCGACGGCGGACGGTGAAGCGGTTGAGGAGCTCGTGGTAGGGGACGATGGCAACGGAAAGTGGCAGAGTGGCAGAGTGGCCAAGTGGCAAAGTGCCTCTAGCCCTTTCATCACTCTGCAACGTTGCCACTTCGCTACTTTGCCACTTCTCCGAGCCACTGCCCCACACGAACCCTCGGTGCAGGTACCCCTGCGTGCGCTCCACGCGCGCGGCGCCCTCGCCGCCGAACTCCACCAGCAGCTCGCCCAGCCGCTGCAGCTCGCCCTTGTTCTGGCACGTGACCAGCACGCGCGAGGCGATGGACATCGCGACCAGCTCCCGCACGGCCTCGCTCACGTCCTTGCTGAAGGCCGGCAGTGCGGCGGTGGGCAGTTCGACGCGAACGTCGGCACTGGCTGCGCCGGCGGAGAACTGGTTGAGCTCAGCGAGGGCGTGGAACCGCGTCTCCAGCACCTTGAGCACGGCCGGCGGGCCGATGACGCTCCCGCCGTCCACCACGCGTTCGAAGTAGCCGCGCCCCTGCTCCACGACCTCCATCGTCTCGGCCAGCAGGGCGACGGCGGTGGGGGGGAGGAGCTCCAGGAACGTGACGCTGCGTTCCTCCTTCATCACTCTCGCGACGTCCACCGCGACGAGGTCTACGCTCGCGATGGCCCGGTCGGTGGCCATGGTGTCGAGGTCGATCTCGGCGATGCGGTCGACCTGATCGCCGAAGAAGTCGAGGCGCACGGGCGTGGCCGCGCTGGAGGAGGACGCGAAGGCCTCGCCGGCGCCCCCGCTGCCGGTGGGAGGGAAGACGTCGAGGATGCCGCCGCGCACGGCGAAGTCGCCGGGCTCTTCCACCGCCTCGACGCGCCGGTACCCCGCGTTTCCCAGCCACTCGACCAGGCCGGTGAGCGAGACGGTGTCGTCTTTGCGGAGGGTGCGCACGAGCGCGGGCATGCGCGCCGGGGAGACGACGTACTGCATGAGCGCCTGGATGGGCGCGATGATCACGGCCGGCTCGCCGCCGCGCTGCACGAGGTCGAGCACGCTCTTCACCACGCTCAGCCGCTCGGCGAAGAGCTCGAGCGAGATGTTGGTCTCGCCGGGGAGCGTTTCCATCGCGGGCAGCCGCAAGGCCCGCACGCCCGCGCCGGTGAGCTCGTCCAGGGCTTCGTCGGCGTCATCAACGTGGGCCAGCACCAGCACGACGGAGCGGCCGGTCGTGCGCATCACGGCCCCGGCCGTGAGCGCGACCACCGCGCCCGAAGCGCCGGTGGCGACGACGCGCCGGCGGCTCTCCAGCTGGGCGCACAGGCCGCGCACCGACGGGTCTGAGGCGATCAGCCCGACGAGGTCGATCGGTGCTGCGGTGGGGCCTTGCTCCGGCAACCGAGGGCTCCTGTGCTTGACGAAACCAAAAACGCGCGCAGGCGCGAGCACCGGCTCGGTTTCCCAAGCCGGTGTCTCGCTGGAACGTGCACGGGAGATGATAGGTTCCCATTGCCCCACGCCCCAATCGGGCCAGGCTCCGGCTCGGGCGGCAGCAACCCTCGACCCTGGCTTCCTACTAACCTCTCGCCGTGCCCGCCGAGTACATGTGCCCATCCTGCGCCCGCCTTGTTGGGAGACGCGACAAGTTCTGCGATGGCTGCAACACCGACCTGCGGAAGTCGCGCCCGAAGCGTGTCCAGGGCACGAAGGACAGCCCGCTCGCGCTGATGCGCTCGGCGTGGGTGGTCTGGCTGCTCGCGTCGGTGCTGCTGTTCCTCCTGGCCCACGCGGGCGCGCTCGGCCCCGGGTGGGCGCGTGCGTACAGGTGGACCTTCATCGGCTCGCTCTCAATCGCCTCGCTGCTCGTGCTCGCGGCTAAGGCCTCCGAGGGGCTGGTCGAGCTGGTGTACTTCTGCATCGACTCGCGCTGGTTCTTCCGCGACGACCCGCTGGACAAGTGGGTGTGCGTGATTGCCGCGCTGGCGCTCGAAGGCCTCGCGTTCATGCACCTCATCATCAGGCCGGGGATGCCGCCGGGGTGTGTCTTGGTGGCCTTGAACTGTGTACGACGCGGCGGTTAGTCCGGCTGACTTCCGTACCCCGAGATCGACCGGATCACACGGGCCAGCACGCTGCGTGACGCAAGGAACCCAAGGATGTTCTGCAGGTTCTCCACGACCTTGGGCAGGTCCATGAGGAGTGTGTCGTTCGCGATGATGGCGTCCCAGTCCAGGCGCGCCGGGTCGGCGCCGGGCACGCCCAGTGACCGCATCGTCAGCAGCGCCTCATGGGCCATGATGCCGTAGCACACGGTGGTCGGGTGGATGCCGTCGAGGCTGAAGAGGCCGCCGCGGTGCTTCTCCTGCATCTTGCGGAAGTCAGGCTCGTCGGGCATCGCTGACTTCACGTTGATGTAGCGCGTGTCCAGCAGCACGCGCTGGCGGCCGTCGACATCATCGGCGAACACCCGCCAGGCGGTCTTCGGGTTGCGCCTCAGGGCGCCCACCATGGCCTCGGGGAAGCGGTAGCTGGGCACGCCGTCGTTGCGGCGGAACGCCAGGCCGTCAAGCACGCGGCAGAAGTCCACAATCCCCCAGCCGTGCCGCGCAGCGGTCTCGCGAATCAGCGTGTTGTAGCCGTCGATGGTGCGGTCGATGGTCTCGGCGTCCTCGCGGGTGAGGTGCGGGTAGGCGTGGGGGTCCTCGCAGAAGTCGTCGTCCCACACCCAGAAGTGCGTGTAGTACTCGTAGTAGCCGCGGACGCGCTCGGGCACGCGGTGGGCTTTGCCGAACTCACTGCGGGCGTAGGGGCTGATGCCGCGCGCAACCGGCGCGATGGTGACGTGCGGGACAGTTCCGATGATGACCTGGCCGATGCCGCCGGCCCGCTGCATGCCGGTGATGCGGGCGGCCACCCGCTCCAGCAGCACCTTGAAGTGCTCGACCTCCCAGATGTTGCACGTGCGCTGGTGCGCCAGCTTCCGGAAGTCCGCCGACTGGCTCCACCGCACCTCCAGGCTGGTGCACGTGCCCAGCACGTTGTTGGAGCCCAGCGCCAGCAGCAGCGTGCCCACCGGCCCCTGCTCATCGATGAGGCGCTCCACCGCGCCGAGCTGCGTCAGCTCCTCGTAGCGGAACGCGAGCATGGGGTTGAGCACACGGCGCGCCGTGCGGTACATCGCCATCTCGGGAATCTGGTTCTGCACCCACAGCTGGTCGCGCGCGGGCGGCATCGAACGCCGGCACAGCGCCTCGGTCAGCGTGTCGCAATCGCCCAGCTCGAAGCCCCATACCGCCAGGTTGTGGTGCAGCGGGCCGGTCGCGCTCTCGCCCGCGCCGGCGCCTCGCTCCCAGTAGTCCTCGACGCCTCCGAGCATCCTGCCGATGGTGCCCAGCGCGGCCGTGTACTCGCCGATGTTGATGTGCGTGCCGTAGGACTCGCCCAGGCGGCGGAACAGCCGCTCGAGGTTCACCGGCAGCCCGCCCTCACCCGAGAAGTCCGGCACGCGGAAGTCAGCCTCCGGCCCGCCGACGCTGAGCCCCAGC harbors:
- the mfd gene encoding transcription-repair coupling factor; this translates as MPEQGPTAAPIDLVGLIASDPSVRGLCAQLESRRRVVATGASGAVVALTAGAVMRTTGRSVVLVLAHVDDADEALDELTGAGVRALRLPAMETLPGETNISLELFAERLSVVKSVLDLVQRGGEPAVIIAPIQALMQYVVSPARMPALVRTLRKDDTVSLTGLVEWLGNAGYRRVEAVEEPGDFAVRGGILDVFPPTGSGGAGEAFASSSSAATPVRLDFFGDQVDRIAEIDLDTMATDRAIASVDLVAVDVARVMKEERSVTFLELLPPTAVALLAETMEVVEQGRGYFERVVDGGSVIGPPAVLKVLETRFHALAELNQFSAGAASADVRVELPTAALPAFSKDVSEAVRELVAMSIASRVLVTCQNKGELQRLGELLVEFGGEGAARVERTQGYLHRGFVWGSGSEKWQSSEVATLQSDERARGTLPLGHSATLPLSVAIVPYHELLNRFTVRRRAGRIKSGRAMDTFLDFQEGDYVVHVEHGIARYVGLTLMKPREVPAKVAPGAPKQEVQPEEYLTLEFAAKAKLHVPAVQIDKVQKYIGGFAGKPPLSTLGGVKWKHQKEKVAESVRDLAGELLRVRAAREHMPGIQYPGDTKWQSEFEAEFPYEETPDQLAAIADIKKDMTSPRPMDRLLCGDVGFGKTEMAIRAAFKACEFGKQVAVLVPTTVLAEQHERTFRSRFAGYPFRVESISRFKSDREVREVLASLRKGHVDLIIGTHRLLSQDVHFADLGLVIVDEEQRFGVEHKEALLRLRLTVDVLTMSATPIPRTLHMAMLGIRDISSLTTAPLDRRAIVTEVIPWNARRIQQAVERELSRDGQVFYVHNRIGDIRTVADNVRRLVPAARIVVGHGQMEPKELEDVMLKFMRREADVLVSTTIIESGIDIPTANTMIIDDADRYGLAELHQLRGRVGRSKNRAYCYLLLPPDRTIKEVAQKRLKAVEQYSMLGAGFKIAMRDLEIRGAGNILGAEQSGHIAAVGYEMYCRLLEESVHTLKNEPQPAQPSQTSIEIGVSGLIPKSYIPSDARRLEAYRRLATAPDLESLAQVRKDLVDAYGDPPKAAERLLDLAEVRVLAHSLGVKTITIREKDVVLLASDPGPVASRLRANSATRAAEEATVRVLPPKVGELSEVYFRPPEEYMEPTTLVAVLKRRLMEPRLVAAPTASPVAAPATDGQGSAKKSLSFADAMRRDADRKKR